From one Raphanus sativus cultivar WK10039 unplaced genomic scaffold, ASM80110v3 Scaffold1347, whole genome shotgun sequence genomic stretch:
- the LOC130504081 gene encoding transcription factor bHLH63-like isoform X2: MMMMNGEATEAELFLNCADMSVLERQRAHLNHHHYPGFFSNSSTINGGDIDGFLASAGLDLPAVYGYTTVHGDARISVTPGNITTESGNFKKRKFGCVETETKVCNEKKKMMMMMMNREAAVEEEEEEEKSKVTEQSNKSIMMMKMKNKAKKEQNSCSNDSSKVTKDSQRTDYIHVRARRGQATDSHSIAERARREKISERMKFLQDLVPGCDKITGKAGMLDEIINYVQSLQRQVEFLSMKLATVSPRLDFNIDDIFAKEVVSAPMTNLPNTVMPPHMMVNSGYPHEMVDSGYVHFNPMQQVVASSDPLSCFNNLYSSLGV, translated from the exons atgatgatgatgaacggAGAAGCTACAGAAGCTGAGCTTTTCCTCAACTGTGCCGACATGTCTGTCTTAGAGCGCCAAAGGGCTCACCTCAACCACCACCACTATCCCGGCTTCTTCTCCAATTCTTCCACGATTAACGGCGGCGATATTGACGGCTTTCTAGCGTCGGCCGGTTTGGATCTTCCGGCGGTTTATGGATATACGACGGTGCACGGTGACGCGAGAATCTCAGTTACTCCGGGAAATATTACAACCGAGTCTGGAAATTTCAAGAAAAGGAAGTTTGGTTGCGTCGAGACAGAGACTAAG GTTTgtaatgagaagaagaagatgatgatgatgatgatgaacagAGAAGCAGCAgttgaggaggaagaagaagaagagaagtcgAAAGTAACAGAGCAGAGCAATAAAAGCAtcatgatgatgaagatgaagaataaAGCCAAGAAAGAACAGAACAGCTGCTCTAACGATTCATCAAAAGTGACGAAAGACTCGCAAAGAACGGATTATATTCATGTTCGTGCACGGAGAGGCCAAGCCACTGATAGCCACAGCATTGCAGAacga GCTAGAAGAGAAAAAATCAGCGAGAGAATGAAGTTTCTACAAGATTTAGTTCCTGGATGCGACAAGATCACAGGCAAAGCAGGGATGCTTGATGAGATCATTAACTATGTTCAGTCTCTTCAGCGGCAAGTCGAG TTCTTATCGATGAAGCTAGCAACTGTTAGTCCAAGGCTGGATTTCAACATCGATGACATTTTTGCCAAAGAg GTTGTCTCAGCTCCAATGACGAACTTACCAAACACTGTGATGCCACCTCATATGATGGTGAATTCCGGTTATCCTCATGAAATGGTTGATTCCGGTTATGTTCATTTCAATCCAATGCAACAAGTGGTTGCTAGTTCTGATCCACTATCATGTTTCAAC AATCTTTATAGCAGTCTAGGTGTTTGA
- the LOC130504081 gene encoding transcription factor bHLH63-like isoform X1: protein MMMMNGEATEAELFLNCADMSVLERQRAHLNHHHYPGFFSNSSTINGGDIDGFLASAGLDLPAVYGYTTVHGDARISVTPGNITTESGNFKKRKFGCVETETKVCNEKKKMMMMMMNREAAVEEEEEEEKSKVTEQSNKSIMMMKMKNKAKKEQNSCSNDSSKVTKDSQRTDYIHVRARRGQATDSHSIAERARREKISERMKFLQDLVPGCDKITGKAGMLDEIINYVQSLQRQVEFLSMKLATVSPRLDFNIDDIFAKEVVSAPMTNLPNTVMPPHMMVNSGYPHEMVDSGYVHFNPMQQVVASSDPLSCFNNGQSATNVWDSDVQNLYSSLGV, encoded by the exons atgatgatgatgaacggAGAAGCTACAGAAGCTGAGCTTTTCCTCAACTGTGCCGACATGTCTGTCTTAGAGCGCCAAAGGGCTCACCTCAACCACCACCACTATCCCGGCTTCTTCTCCAATTCTTCCACGATTAACGGCGGCGATATTGACGGCTTTCTAGCGTCGGCCGGTTTGGATCTTCCGGCGGTTTATGGATATACGACGGTGCACGGTGACGCGAGAATCTCAGTTACTCCGGGAAATATTACAACCGAGTCTGGAAATTTCAAGAAAAGGAAGTTTGGTTGCGTCGAGACAGAGACTAAG GTTTgtaatgagaagaagaagatgatgatgatgatgatgaacagAGAAGCAGCAgttgaggaggaagaagaagaagagaagtcgAAAGTAACAGAGCAGAGCAATAAAAGCAtcatgatgatgaagatgaagaataaAGCCAAGAAAGAACAGAACAGCTGCTCTAACGATTCATCAAAAGTGACGAAAGACTCGCAAAGAACGGATTATATTCATGTTCGTGCACGGAGAGGCCAAGCCACTGATAGCCACAGCATTGCAGAacga GCTAGAAGAGAAAAAATCAGCGAGAGAATGAAGTTTCTACAAGATTTAGTTCCTGGATGCGACAAGATCACAGGCAAAGCAGGGATGCTTGATGAGATCATTAACTATGTTCAGTCTCTTCAGCGGCAAGTCGAG TTCTTATCGATGAAGCTAGCAACTGTTAGTCCAAGGCTGGATTTCAACATCGATGACATTTTTGCCAAAGAg GTTGTCTCAGCTCCAATGACGAACTTACCAAACACTGTGATGCCACCTCATATGATGGTGAATTCCGGTTATCCTCATGAAATGGTTGATTCCGGTTATGTTCATTTCAATCCAATGCAACAAGTGGTTGCTAGTTCTGATCCACTATCATGTTTCAAC AATGGTCAATCAGCTACTAATGTGTGGGACTCTGATGTGCAGAATCTTTATAGCAGTCTAGGTGTTTGA